The stretch of DNA TGAGGAGTTGTAGACTGCAATAAATCCAGATTAGGTTCTTTTAAACAGCTTAAgttttttttagcatttctgaatattaaaaaaaaaaccaaccaaaaccaactcTGCTAAGATGTTCCAACTTTCTGTCATCATCTATCCAATACATGTAAACATTTCAGGGAAGGTGATgatttactgttatttttaatggaaaagaaacgCCCCTTCCTGAGGAGCTATGAATATGCGACTTATTGATAATACCTGCAGGCCCGGTGATTTGTCTAAttaggaagaagggaagggaagggaagagaaagaaaaacggAAAAGGGGAAACGTGGcggaaaagaagggaaaaagtgggaaaagctgcGCTGGGCGTCTCCCTCAGCCGCGGGCGGGGCGAGGGGCGGGGCGAGGGGCGGGGCGAGGGGCTCGCTGTGGCCgcgggccccgcccccggcgctAACGGCCGTACCCGCCGGGCCGCGCGGGCGCTGTTTACGGCGGCGCAGCCAATGGGCGGGCGGCGCGCGCGGGCGGTGCGGCCAATgggcgggcggggcggtgcGTTTGAACGGCGCGGCGCGAGCGCAGCGGCCTGCGCGGCCCGGCGGGGTGCGTGCGTGCGTGCGTGCGCTGCCCGCCATGCCCGGCCGCCCCGACGACTACGAGGTGCTGCTCACCATCGGCGCCGGCTCCTACGGGAAGTGCCGCAAGGTGCGCCGCAAGGCCGACGGCAAGGTGAGGAGGAGCAGGCGGCCGCGGGAGCAGCGCAGCTTTGCCGCTGCCGTGCGTCCCTGCCCGGTGCTGGCGGCTCTCCGCGACACGCGAGCGAGCGGCTCTGGCAGCCCCTCTTCCCCCTGCGCGGCCCTGGCCGCCGTCCCAGTCACTCCCCAGGGTGTTTCTGCCTCCGCAGATCTTAGTATGGAAGGAGCTGGACTATGGCGCGATGACGGAGTCGGAGAAGCAGATGCTCGTGTCGGAGGTGAACTTGCTGAGGGAGCTGCGGCACCCGAACATCGTGCGCTACTACGATCGCATCATCGACAGGAGCAGCACCACCCTGTACATCGTCATGGAGTACTGCGATGGGGGAGACCTGGCCAGCCTGATCGCCAAGCGCGCGAAAGAAAGGCACGTGAAATGTGTTTGTGGCACGCTCGGAATGTCTTGCACGAGTCTTGGGCAGTCCAGAGAGAAGGGAAACTTATTTTGTAACTCCTGAGCAGTTTCGGGATTAACCCTTTGGACCCTACAACTCTTCTCAAATGCGAAAGGTTTTGTACAAAGTTACAACAGCGATGGGAATTGTGCTATTGAATGCATCACCGGGCTGGATGTTGGTGCTGAGGtagtaaaaaaccccagagctcTCCTGTGAGGGAGAAGCCGTTGAGAGGTTTCTGGCTATGAATGGGGTTGAGAACATGAACCAGGAGGTCACAGCTCTTGTAGACAGGCAGCTTGCTCTGTGGGTTCTGGCCTTCCCCATGAGAAAAACTACTGGGCCCCTGTGTTCTATTGGGACACCAAAATATGTGGAAGGGAGGAGTGATTTTGAACACAATGTGAAAAGCTACTTATATAAAGCTTTATATAAAGCTTGGGGAGACATCAAGTTGATAAGGCTTCACCTTGGTCTAATCTTAGCATCCTATGTAAGCATAGTATCAGTTTTCACATTCTTAGGTCAAACACGTACATGATACCACCTCTTTTACTTTGGGACAACAGTCTGAAACAGTTCTGCAGCTGCCCCCCAGCATCAGTGTTTTCGTTTAAGGaagtttgtattaaaaaatcAGCCCTGTTTTGGCTGTTATTGTATGTTGCTCATTATTAACAGGTGACAACATACTGTTATCTTAAGTGATCAAAGGGGCAGATCTCATCGTACAAGCATCAAATTGATATTTGTGTTGTAAGTAGTGAAAATGCTGTGTGTTTGTTAGATGgtttggggaaggaaggaaatactgCAGGGTTTCTGTAATAAAAGTCTAAATGTCTTCTAACATGTTTGCAGtgaattttcttaaaaaaatcagttttaaaggAGAATGCATAGATGCCTGTTGCTGATAGTGGCTATTTCAGTGGCATTTTATGATAGTAGTATTAAAAGAGTTATGGAACTAAGACTGGCAGTGACTAATCAAACTGATGTGTGCTCAGAAAACCCATTAAACAATGTGTTCATTTTTCAGGCATTTCTTGGAAGAAAGCTTTGTTCTCCGAGTGTTGACTCAATTAACATTGGCCTTGAAGGAGTGTCACAGACGGAGCGACGGTGGAGTCACTGTGCACCGTGACCTGAAACCAGCAAATGTCTTTCTAGATAGCAAACAGAATGTGAAACTTGGAGATTTTGGACTGGCTAGGATATTGCACCATGACACCAGCTTTGCCAGAACATTTGTTGGAACTCCGTATTACATGTCCCCAGTAAGACCTCCCCTCTATACATGATCTTTCATTTTGCCCTTCCAAGGTGTGCTGTGTTGGTCTCAGAGTCCATGATTGTTTGGGAGattttaatcttaaattatTAAGATTGGTCTTAAATGcaggtgacttttttttataGACTATGTATGTTCTGGAGACAAGGttattttcatctcctttcctccccacacAATCAGTTTCCTTCTATTTAAAGTTGCTCTTCACTGTATAAGGTCTGTTATATTCTTGGGACATTAGAGTTGTTGGAGTATATTGTTCCTGTAAAAGAACAGGGAAGTTAGGGGGCTTTTATGTTTCATAGAGTTAAGGTAAAGAGCTTATTAAATTACCTCCTGATGACAGGATTTTAATTTGTAGTGGAAATGAGAAGGAATGACTTATTTCCCTGACACAGGGGATTTTGTGTGGAAAAGATTAATGTTGACTGAAATAGAGTTGCATCAGTTGAAGATTGGTGCAACACTTCAGTCTTCTACAGTGTAGTACTGCCACAAATTGTTAAAATCCTTCTAGTAAGACTAGATATGAATATTAATTAGGATGGAATATTAGCAGTAACTCCAGTATATAATGGTTTATTTCAGGTTTGAATAGTAGCTGATTATCCTGCAATAGTGGAACCATGTCTTCATTAATAAACCTAAGATTGTTCTCTTTCTTTAGGAACAAATGAACTACATGTCATACAATGAAAAATCTGATATCTGGTCTCTGGGATGTCTTGTGTATGAATTATGTGCTCTCTCGTAAGTATGGTAGTGTGATAACAAATGTGGAAACATAACTGCTAATGCAGGTgtgatttatattttgtataGATGAAAGCTTAAAGGTTTCAGAGACTAGTcctagatttttatttctgtgttggGCTTGACATGAGGTAGTCAAAACAAACCTTGATTGCAGGGTTTTTTCATAGTctgatgcttttgttttctgaaaataagtCCTGTAAAACTAGTGAAAGAAtccaagaaaaattttcttcttcaggccTCCATTTACAGCTTACAACCAAAAGGAGCTGGCAGAAAAGATAAGGGAAGGGAGGTTCAGGCGAATACCGTATCGTTACTCAGACGAGCTGAACGACCTTCTCAGGGAGATGCTGAATGTAAAGGT from Corvus cornix cornix isolate S_Up_H32 chromosome 3, ASM73873v5, whole genome shotgun sequence encodes:
- the NEK2 gene encoding serine/threonine-protein kinase Nek2 isoform X2 — protein: MPGRPDDYEVLLTIGAGSYGKCRKVRRKADGKILVWKELDYGAMTESEKQMLVSEVNLLRELRHPNIVRYYDRIIDRSSTTLYIVMEYCDGGDLASLIAKRAKERHFLEESFVLRVLTQLTLALKECHRRSDGGVTVHRDLKPANVFLDSKQNVKLGDFGLARILHHDTSFARTFVGTPYYMSPEQMNYMSYNEKSDIWSLGCLVYELCALSPPFTAYNQKELAEKIREGRFRRIPYRYSDELNDLLREMLNVKDYCRPSVEDILKHPLIEDLVEEEQKQNYDRRGLRPWEPERLQHSDAAVNELKWKEQQLQEREKAIKEREQRLEQKERELCVRERLAEDKLARAENLLKRCNLHKQQREVTYAEGPEVPITAGKDTSKMPLENNALLLPLSTTKKNSLFDGSEEKAVPPHNMENYFLSKGKSSDLKRRLYAANLRAQALSELEKNYQLKSRQILGMR
- the NEK2 gene encoding serine/threonine-protein kinase Nek2 isoform X1 yields the protein MPGRPDDYEVLLTIGAGSYGKCRKVRRKADGKILVWKELDYGAMTESEKQMLVSEVNLLRELRHPNIVRYYDRIIDRSSTTLYIVMEYCDGGDLASLIAKRAKERHFLEESFVLRVLTQLTLALKECHRRSDGGVTVHRDLKPANVFLDSKQNVKLGDFGLARILHHDTSFARTFVGTPYYMSPEQMNYMSYNEKSDIWSLGCLVYELCALSPPFTAYNQKELAEKIREGRFRRIPYRYSDELNDLLREMLNVKDYCRPSVEDILKHPLIEDLVEEEQKQNYDRRGLRPWEPERLQHSDAAVNELKWKEQQLQEREKAIKEREQRLEQKERELCVRERLAEDKLARAENLLKRCNLHKQQREVTYAEGPDNALLLPLSTTKKNSLFDGSEEKAVPPHNMENYFLSKGKSSDLKRRLYAANLRAQALSELEKNYQLKSRQILGMR